One genomic region from Nostoc sp. C052 encodes:
- the vnfD gene encoding nitrogenase vanadium-iron protein, alpha chain, protein MPMKLFKCDETIPEREKHIYIKEKGEDTTQFLPSAHVETIPGSLSERGCSYCGAKLVIGGVLKDTIQLIHGPVGCAYDTWHTKRYPSDNGNFQLKYVWSSDMKEQHVVFGGEKLLKKAMLEAFAEFPDIKRMMVYTTCSTALIGDDIKPVVKEVEKELGDVDIFTVECPGFAGVSQSKGHHVFNMGWMTDKVGTYEPEITSPYTINVIGDYNIQGDTFVLEKYMEKMGVQIIAHFTGNGTYDSLRGMHRAQLNVTNCARSAGYIANELKKKYGIPRIDVDTWGFDYAKEGLRKIGAFFGIEDRAEAVIAEEVAKYESKLAWYKERLTGKKVCIWTGGPRLWHWTKALEDDLGMKVVAMSSKFGHQEDFEKVIARGEEGTIYIDDGNELEFFEVLEMVKPDLVLTGPRVGALVKKLHLPYVNGHGYHNGPYMGFEGAVNMARDMYNAIYSPLMKLAKDDIRGGQNLPSTNGNGNGNGKGTKELSEQVVSLVQQQVKEATSQVKQSAKEVAPQVQPQAKEVAPQVQPQAKEVVPQVQPQAKATAPQVQPQAKEVAPQVQVQAKEIASYIQERAAEVTKLIQERCLWQFHSRAWDREENINGVLNKTAQILTGEKVVLETLIDRGFYADAKILSADLEIRFSWLNSMENSQKKAVLEAVKGMLVDIVITKSKNGELHYSLY, encoded by the coding sequence ATGCCAATGAAGTTGTTTAAGTGCGACGAAACTATTCCCGAACGGGAGAAGCACATATATATTAAAGAGAAAGGAGAAGATACAACCCAGTTTCTCCCTAGCGCCCACGTCGAAACCATTCCCGGCTCATTATCTGAGCGCGGATGCAGTTATTGTGGTGCTAAATTAGTAATTGGTGGTGTCCTCAAAGACACTATCCAGTTGATACATGGGCCTGTAGGTTGTGCCTATGACACATGGCACACCAAGCGTTATCCCAGCGACAATGGCAACTTCCAACTCAAATATGTCTGGTCATCGGACATGAAGGAACAGCACGTTGTCTTCGGTGGTGAAAAGCTGCTGAAAAAAGCGATGCTGGAAGCCTTTGCCGAATTTCCTGACATCAAGCGGATGATGGTCTACACCACCTGCTCTACTGCTTTGATTGGCGATGATATCAAACCTGTGGTCAAAGAAGTCGAAAAAGAACTTGGTGATGTCGATATCTTCACTGTTGAGTGTCCGGGTTTTGCTGGGGTGAGTCAATCCAAAGGACACCACGTATTCAACATGGGGTGGATGACGGACAAGGTAGGAACCTATGAGCCGGAAATTACCAGCCCATATACTATCAATGTCATTGGTGACTACAACATTCAAGGAGATACCTTTGTCCTTGAAAAGTACATGGAAAAAATGGGTGTGCAAATTATTGCCCATTTTACTGGTAATGGTACTTATGACTCATTGCGTGGAATGCACAGAGCGCAGTTGAATGTGACTAACTGTGCGCGTTCTGCTGGGTATATTGCCAATGAGCTAAAGAAAAAATATGGCATTCCCCGGATTGATGTGGATACTTGGGGCTTTGACTATGCCAAGGAAGGGTTACGCAAAATCGGTGCTTTCTTTGGGATTGAAGATAGAGCCGAAGCTGTGATTGCTGAAGAAGTTGCTAAATATGAATCGAAGTTAGCTTGGTATAAGGAGCGCTTGACTGGGAAAAAGGTCTGTATTTGGACTGGTGGCCCAAGATTATGGCACTGGACTAAAGCGCTAGAAGACGATTTGGGGATGAAAGTGGTGGCGATGTCGTCCAAGTTTGGGCATCAAGAGGATTTTGAAAAGGTGATTGCCAGAGGTGAAGAAGGGACTATCTATATTGATGATGGCAATGAACTTGAGTTCTTCGAGGTGCTGGAGATGGTCAAGCCTGATTTGGTGTTGACTGGCCCGAGGGTGGGTGCATTGGTGAAGAAGTTGCATTTGCCTTATGTGAATGGTCATGGCTACCACAATGGCCCTTATATGGGTTTTGAAGGTGCGGTGAATATGGCACGCGATATGTACAATGCCATCTACTCCCCTTTGATGAAGTTGGCTAAGGATGATATCCGTGGTGGGCAAAATCTGCCAAGTACCAATGGTAATGGCAATGGCAACGGTAAAGGAACCAAAGAGCTATCTGAGCAAGTCGTTTCTTTAGTTCAACAGCAAGTTAAGGAAGCCACTTCACAGGTTAAACAGTCAGCTAAAGAAGTTGCACCACAGGTTCAACCACAAGCTAAGGAAGTTGCACCACAGGTTCAACCGCAAGCTAAAGAAGTTGTGCCACAGGTTCAACCACAAGCTAAGGCAACTGCACCACAAGTTCAACCGCAAGCTAAAGAAGTTGCGCCACAGGTTCAAGTGCAAGCTAAGGAAATCGCGTCATACATTCAAGAGCGAGCTGCGGAAGTCACAAAATTAATTCAAGAACGGTGTTTGTGGCAGTTTCACTCTCGTGCATGGGATCGGGAAGAAAACATCAATGGTGTTCTCAACAAGACCGCTCAAATCTTGACTGGAGAAAAGGTAGTTCTGGAAACCTTGATTGACAGAGGTTTTTATGCAGATGCGAAGATTCTTTCGGCTGACCTGGAAATTAGGTTTTCATGGTTAAATAGCATGGAGAACTCGCAAAAGAAGGCTGTACTGGAAGCTGTTAAGGGAATGCTGGTCGATATTGTAATAACCAAGTCGAAGAATGGTGAATTGCATTATTCGCTTTATTAA
- a CDS encoding TetR/AcrR family transcriptional regulator → MTKPKTTRKSVRDRILNTASGLFYREGIRNVGIDRIVAESGVAKMSLYNHFKSKDALIEAWLRQQDEQWCQWLKTTIEQRASNPSQQILAIFDALREWFEGPDFRGCAFINASVELANADHPGHRVALEHQQSIYHYIKRLAQEAEVSSPEQLARQLLLLVQGAIVVAMMEGSWSTASQAKKVAATLIQTASKSGVIETVLTAQLEC, encoded by the coding sequence ATGACCAAACCGAAAACAACCCGTAAATCTGTTCGCGATCGCATTCTAAATACAGCATCAGGCTTGTTTTATCGAGAGGGAATTCGCAATGTCGGTATTGACAGAATCGTTGCGGAATCTGGTGTTGCAAAAATGTCTCTCTACAATCATTTCAAGTCAAAAGATGCATTAATTGAAGCGTGGCTGCGACAACAGGATGAACAATGGTGTCAATGGCTCAAAACCACGATTGAGCAACGAGCTTCTAACCCATCCCAACAAATATTGGCAATATTCGATGCCCTACGGGAATGGTTTGAGGGCCCAGATTTTCGAGGTTGTGCATTCATTAACGCTTCAGTGGAACTAGCCAATGCTGACCACCCTGGACATAGAGTGGCATTAGAGCATCAACAATCTATCTACCACTACATCAAAAGGCTAGCTCAAGAAGCAGAAGTTTCATCACCCGAACAGTTAGCCAGGCAACTGCTTCTCCTCGTGCAAGGTGCGATTGTGGTTGCGATGATGGAAGGAAGTTGGTCAACTGCTTCACAGGCGAAAAAAGTCGCGGCAACACTAATTCAGACTGCATCAAAATCCGGTGTTATCGAAACAGTTTTGACTGCCCAGTTAGAGTGCTGA
- a CDS encoding energy-coupling factor ABC transporter ATP-binding protein, whose protein sequence is MSTNEYVLNMRQVSVDSKTRKNILSIENFTVRPGELVAVLGPNGAGKSTLLRTINLLQPYRGEMQLFGQDVRNTNKTLLRRRSALVFQETLLLDDTVFNNVAKVLKFRGTPTHKIKQTVHTALATFGCEHLANQSARSLSGGEAKRVCIACGLVADSELLLLDEPSASLDVGIRPQMIEKIRQWAQARGSAVILVSHNFTDILHFADRAIALFDGCIIQDDNLETIIRRPANEQLARLVGIDNIIPCHVERSSRGNFIKLANGIEFLYPGEITKPITTCCLSGDTFNLYDASSSMRHKLCSVIIEGLVERVLNGIGICSIWVKVGEQTLIARVPRNHIFGNVYPHEIIKLAFNPKDAHFV, encoded by the coding sequence ATGAGTACTAACGAATATGTCCTGAATATGCGGCAGGTTAGCGTCGATAGCAAAACACGTAAAAATATCCTGTCAATTGAAAATTTTACAGTCCGTCCAGGAGAATTGGTCGCTGTGCTTGGCCCCAATGGCGCTGGTAAAAGCACTTTGTTAAGAACAATCAATCTCTTGCAACCTTACCGTGGTGAGATGCAATTATTTGGACAGGATGTCCGCAATACCAATAAAACATTGTTGCGTCGTCGTTCAGCTTTGGTATTTCAAGAAACCTTACTACTGGATGACACTGTTTTTAATAATGTTGCCAAAGTATTAAAGTTTCGCGGAACACCAACACACAAGATTAAGCAAACGGTACATACTGCACTTGCAACTTTTGGCTGTGAACACCTGGCAAATCAGTCAGCTCGTTCTCTGTCTGGTGGTGAAGCGAAACGGGTTTGTATTGCCTGCGGTTTAGTTGCTGATTCCGAATTGCTGCTTTTGGATGAGCCTTCTGCCTCTTTAGATGTGGGAATACGTCCCCAGATGATCGAGAAAATTAGACAATGGGCGCAAGCGAGGGGATCGGCAGTTATATTAGTCAGTCATAATTTTACAGATATACTGCATTTTGCCGATCGAGCGATCGCTTTATTTGACGGCTGTATTATCCAGGATGATAACTTGGAAACTATCATCCGCCGACCAGCTAACGAGCAGCTTGCCAGACTGGTAGGGATAGATAATATTATTCCGTGCCATGTAGAACGGAGTAGCCGCGGAAATTTTATCAAACTTGCAAACGGGATAGAGTTTTTATATCCTGGGGAAATCACAAAACCAATTACTACATGTTGTTTATCTGGCGATACTTTCAATCTTTACGATGCAAGTTCTTCAATGCGACACAAACTATGTTCGGTAATTATTGAAGGACTAGTAGAACGGGTTTTAAATGGTATTGGAATTTGTAGTATTTGGGTTAAGGTGGGAGAACAAACTTTAATCGCCAGGGTGCCTCGGAATCATATATTTGGCAATGTATATCCCCATGAAATAATTAAGCTGGCATTCAATCCTAAAGATGCACATTTTGTTTAG
- a CDS encoding ABC transporter permease, producing the protein MNTIIEGAFKAFELLTSGDSDVFQVMTMTLFVSGTATAISVLLGLPLGLWLALVDFIGKQTLTSLINFGMGLPPVVVGLFVSMFLWRSGPLGNLDLIYTPIAMIVAQTIIAFPIVTGFSFAAIISINPKLRWRLLSMGATQWQANWLLIKEARLGLMAAIMAGFGRVISEVGASMMVGGNIKGQTRVLTTAIVTEVGKGNYDVAMAIAYILLIITYTVIVLLTILQHDKKIL; encoded by the coding sequence GTGAATACAATCATCGAAGGAGCTTTCAAAGCTTTTGAGCTATTAACCAGTGGTGATAGTGACGTTTTCCAAGTCATGACGATGACATTGTTTGTATCTGGAACAGCTACAGCCATTAGCGTTTTACTGGGACTACCATTAGGACTGTGGCTAGCATTAGTGGATTTCATCGGCAAGCAGACTCTGACTAGTTTGATTAATTTCGGTATGGGATTACCACCCGTCGTAGTCGGTTTATTCGTCAGTATGTTTTTGTGGCGATCTGGCCCATTGGGAAATCTGGATTTAATTTATACACCCATAGCTATGATCGTCGCCCAAACCATCATTGCTTTTCCAATTGTTACTGGCTTCAGTTTTGCCGCAATTATCAGTATTAATCCGAAGCTACGTTGGCGACTGTTATCAATGGGAGCGACACAGTGGCAAGCCAACTGGTTGCTAATCAAGGAAGCACGGTTAGGGTTAATGGCTGCAATCATGGCTGGTTTTGGTCGCGTCATCTCGGAAGTTGGTGCATCCATGATGGTGGGCGGCAATATTAAGGGGCAGACTAGAGTCCTGACTACAGCGATCGTTACGGAGGTAGGGAAAGGAAATTACGATGTGGCGATGGCGATCGCATACATCCTTCTGATCATCACATACACCGTTATCGTGTTGCTAACTATCTTACAGCATGACAAGAAAATCCTATGA